In Silurus meridionalis isolate SWU-2019-XX chromosome 23, ASM1480568v1, whole genome shotgun sequence, the genomic window CAACAATTTCTGTTGTTTATTATAAAGTCATaggatttattctttttttcatatctgTAAAGTGCAGTAATTTTTCCATCACCATATAAattgtatgtatgcatgcacaAGTTTGTTTCAGTGCTTTGaaatcataaaatgtaaaaaaattcctctatagaaatataatgtttttgctAAAAGCGTCATGTATGGCTCCCGTTGCAGTCACGTGACCAAGACGTCAGTCTCCCAGGAAGGACCGtcaagagaatttttttttccccctttgcaGGAAAAAATATCAGGGAAATAAAGAGCAGATTGCGCGGTTATAGGCGGTAAGGACGCCTTTTCTATTTCCTCGCAGAAGCCGTTTTCACGCACGtgcatgctttattttttggggaaaaatgcATGACAAAGATATGCATATTATCACCCTTATTTGAATTCTCTGCATTTTTCGGGGCATTGATTTAATGCATGCAAAATGAAACGCAGCGCTGCACACTTACATACACCGCGTTCTCCTCGCGCGCCCCTTCCGTTATAGCGCGTTATTAATAAGCGCGCGCTGTTCACACTTCTGCTCTCGTGCAACGCCGAGATTGGTTTTGTTTCGTTTCTCAGATGCATTACAACActtcatcacgtcctgcagcagCAAGCTCGTATTCAAAGCAGGAATTCAAGGTGCTTGagatcaatgaaaaaaaatccgacaaattaaaacataaatataataaaatatggcaaaaatctttatttgttttattgtaaattgttttgtgtgtgtgtgcacgtgtgaggCCCATCTAAAACATCTGAGCTGACATCTGAGCTGGGTTTTTTCCCctataaaatgtgcaaaatatgaataaatgaaataataataatatgaattatCACCAATAGAGGTCGCATATcttaaattaataatgaataataattataataatattcctactactaatattaattattaaaaataattattattttcatccATAGTAGTTGCTTCATCCTGGTCAAGACAGGCTGACATCTCCAGGGTTCCTGGTACGACCCTCTCTGGTTCTCcagttctctggtttcctcctaaAAGCATTCCAGTTTGCCTACTGGCTGAAATGATTGACCACTGtacaggattgtgtgtgtgtgtgtgtgtgtgtgtgtgtgtgtgtgtgtgtgtacatcttGCATTGCAATAGACTGCTAAATTAGACTAGAGTAAATGAAGAGTATCTTCTCACCTAATTGAAAAAAATCCATATCCCTGACCAGGATGATGCGACCCGAATGATTTTCTGCTCACAACCAGTCATCGTATCGAGACACTTTGCtatttttctgttcacattcCAAAAACTTTGGAGAACacttgtgtacgtgtgtgttttgttttgtgtgttaggTTAAGAGGGGACATCATGGACGTGTCTGGACACAGCCTTTTCCTCCTGCAGCAGCTTAATGTCCAAAGGGAGTTTGGTTTCCTTTGTGACTGCACGGTTGCCATTGGCAACGTGTACTTCAAGGCTCATCGAGCAGTTCTGGCTGCCTTCTCCAACTACTTCAAGATGATCTTTATCCATCAGTCCAGGTTAACCAGATTTCATCTTAATAAAGAGAACAAAAAATACACATGGGCCAATCATTATTCATTTCTGCAGTACAACGGTGATGAATCCTGTATTGTGATTGGTCACGAGGTATATTTTTTCTATAGCATGTGTGTAGTCATCAATATAGAGGAGCTTGtctgatgtttatttaacatttatggaaggagtctccagtgcttAGTGATGGGAGCTTTTGGTCAATGagaaatataacattatataacattataatattagcattagcattaacaTTAGCATGGACTTGACCTTGTGACGATTTTAGGACAATGGACTTTTCTTAGTTTTCACAGGTATCGTCTTTCTTAACATATGTTATTATTAGGAAATGTGTTGTAACTTTGAGAAAATGTGTCattaattctataaaacaaGTCACATGTTCTACTAAAGTCCCACTGGGGTAGAAATCATGCttacatattaattttttaatcaccacattatctatgtaaagctgctttgagtcagtgttaaagttaaaatgtgaaagttaaaagcactatacaaataaaaatgtattgaatggaatatatatatatatatatatatatatatatatatatatatatatatatatatatatatatatttttttaatttaattttttatttaaagcatatcATTGACTTTGGAGCAAGATAAATACTTCAGGCagatatgtacagtacagtgtaaAATTACTTGCTAACTGTCTCCTCCACTTGTTTCCCTGTGTTCAGTGAGTGTATCAAGATCCAGCCCACTGACATCCAGCCAGACGTCTTCAGCTACCTGTTACACATCATGTACACTGGAAACGGCCCCAAGCAGCCGGTAGATCAGGGTCGTTTACAGGATGGGATCAAGTTCCTCCATGCGTACCAGCTGTGCAGCAAAGCAACCAACGGTGGGAATGACGCCTCCCCAGATGCCATACGTATCTCCAACCTGTACGGCATCCAGATCTCCTCCCAGCTAGGCACTAAAGAGTCGCCAGGCATGAAGGCTAGTGGGGTGCGGGACCCAGAGGACCGTCGATGTGGCTCGCGTGGACGTCCGCTTCCGGCTTTAACAGGGATCGAAGGGCACACGTCAGAGCACCAGTCACTCAGTCTGCGCGGCGTCACGTCAGGGGACGAGTGTGACATCTTGGCACGGATCAAACAGGAAGAGGAGGAGCCGGATGAAGGTGAGGAGCCACGAGCTCCTGCGTCTCTGCCTTCGGCCCAAGGGAGCCCATGCCAGGCTGGTGGATTTAAGGATGGCCCTCTGGCGCTGCTTTGTCCTCAGTGTGGAGAGCGATGCCTCTCTCCTGAAGGACTACAGGAACATCTGTTCACTCATGCAGCATGTGCCCTCATGGAAGGACCTTCTGAAGACATCGTCAAAGGGCCAACAGAAGAACGACAGTGCCACGTGCTAGCAGACGAGCTAGCATCAGAGATAAGGCGAGGTATGACAGGGACAGGAAGTCCACCTGCAGGCTTCACACGGAAAAGAAAGATGGCGTGTGCAGTCTGCAACTTGCGCTTCTCGCAAAAGAGCCAGCTCCAGGAGCACATGTTTGCCCACCTGGGCAAGCCACTGCGCCAGCATCGATACGCCCGCTTCGTTGGACCACTGATCCATCCCAGCGAGGGAACCTCGGAATTAGACGAAGTAGCTCAGGATAACGGAAGCTCGTGCTACTCGCTGGACTCAGAAGTCTCCCATGAGAGCATAGATACCGTGGCAGTGGAATGACATCTTCTGCAACATCAAGGACATGGTCCATGCATTCCGGCGCATTTTTAACACACCCTCGTAAATTTCCACAGTACATCCCTCATGTCTATGGAGTGACATCGGCTTGCTAATTACTCTGTTATCTAGCTAGTATTCGAATTGTGGTCCTAGCTAGTTAAGTTTGATTGATATATAAATTGGCTCaagaatttttattaaatcttttccCGCTATTTATACCCATCATCCAACATCCAACAATAAACTTTCACTGATAAGTAAAAAACTGACAGAATTTTAAGTTCATAACATCACTAGTCTCTTAAGCTAGCtagcacacacacttttttattgattatggTTTTACGCTGTAAGTGAGAGCTAAAGTAATTTTAAGCAGTGAGAGCTAAAGCAAATCTTGCCTAaaaatctggatttttttaaattatatttataatctttACTTTAGTCAGCTAGCTAAAATGAGATTACCAAGCAGGTATTCACATGTTAAACAATTTCCAGTGTTGGTGCTAGTCAACATGCTAATAGGATTTTTAAGTAATATTCTTGACCTTTTCACCTGGCACGATATAGCTAGCAAATAATCAAAATAGAATTGCTGTGAGCATTTTTAAatactatttatatttttttactgctaACACAGAAGCAGGTAGCTAGCATTAAACAAAAGGCTAATACATTCCACTGCTAATATCAGGTTATCTCATTTTAGGAAGATGACCAGTATTAGCTGTTAAAATATATGATCAATGACCAGTGAAGGTATATTATCACTATTTAGGTCATTAGCAAACTAGATCCAGAATATAAATTGAAAATCCTGTTAGTATGTGAACTTGCTAGCAATAACTGTTTGACATTTatagacatttaaaaacaaatctgtcAGAAATCGTGTCAGATTAGCTGCAACTAGCTGTCTTTTGTTACACCAAATCTGGATTATGGATTCttaaaaataatcacaataatGATTGACCTCCAGAGTAATCTCCACGATTAAGGCTAGTCTATTTGCTAACACGATAGCATGacaaataatattcataatcTTTATTTCTTAACTATAGCCAGCTAGCAAAAATgagctaacctgacaggattgttttttataaatatcagGGTATATCAAGGTATATTCTTGATTTAGCACTAATAATTCTATTTCCTTGATTATAGATAATACATCTTTATTACTAATTTTTGTCATCTATCGTACCTGAGAGTATTTTATATAGAATGTGATATTTAAATCCTTACTGCTAACATAGTAGCAGGTAGCTAACcattaaaaaaggttaaaaaaatgtttataattatataaacattatatgttttattatatgataATACACTGGCACAATTTTGACAAGGagttaaatgtttataattccATCTGATAATGAAATACTGCTTGTTAGAGTTAATCTGACAATgttaataatgctaataatccCAACTATAAATGCTAGTCAGTCATCTTGGATGCTAACCTTTCCTTCACAACAACCTGGTGataatatagttatatttataacttTCACTAGCGATGCTAGGTACTTAGCCGCCATGAGCTAACCCTGCCATATTTTTCAATGTTTAGAATCTCTACTATGATCGTTAGTCAGCCAGCTAACATGCTAACCTGACAGAATTTCTAATTTCCTTTACAGCTAACACTTGGTAATAaagttatattaattattttcactGCCAATGCTAGCAAACTAGCTTCCAAGAGCTGTCCTGACAAGATTCCTGAGAGAATATTTATAGGATTTTAtatcgtttttttatttatttattagctgACATCACACATCCTGACTGAAAAGATTTTTGATAGGATTTTTGACAGATTTTTGACAGGAAGTTATAACTGCTAATAGTAAATAGCTCGCTAATACATTGTGGGGATATTTGACTGCTAATGGTGTAAATGTTACTAAGAAGAAGATATTTTAGAAATCTGATGGGAAACTTTGCAACAgaataacataaaaaacaaagccAGGTTAAAgactttatattatttatattatgggATTATGAGGATTATGAGGAAACAGGAAATTGACTGGGGTGTGTTTGAAGTGTTGCTGTAAAGCAGGACGGTGAATATTGTTTTATCCTCAGACTTCTTTGTGTCTTGTCCTGTCTTTTATGAGCCCCATCaatgtgtttttgttctgtGTGTTGATGGGGTttggtgtcagtgtgtgttttacatcgTGCTTTGTGGATTAAACCGAACGGCGCTGGACTCAGGCCTGACAGGTCGATGCTACGAGTTTTCACTccaaagaaaagagagagttttcttttttcttcagaagAAATGGGCAAACGACTGACTGCCAATTGTGTAGATGTTTTGAACTCATTGGAAGAACTGCCACATGTCCTCCATCTGTTTAATGATTATTTCagtcacaaatggcaaaaatttcttttttttctatcagccctaaattttaaaaataatgtatgaAAGATCACTTTCACGAAACGTTTTCAGAACGAAAATACGTTGATACTTTTTATTTCACAGTTAATGAACGGAAAACATTTAGGATTTAggttaaccaaaaaaaaaaacaattagagtATGGATAATAATAACATAAGAAGAGGggaaagtgggcggggcttcgaATGAGCCAAATATATGTAATGTATTATGGAGGAAAGTAAGCGGGGCTAAGGATAAATGAAAGTATGTAAtttattgtgagatttaaaACGATggaaagtgggcggggcttttgGTGAATCTAaaatttgtgatttatttagaGGAAAAGGGTGCGGGGTTTCTGATGAGCcttaaatatgtaattattatgaTGGAAAGTAGGTATGGCTTTTGATTAATTTAAAGTGTGTGGTTTAATATGTAAAGGATAAATGTGTAAATTGcactatttaatttaaaaataggCGGGGCTTCTGATGAGTGTAAAGTACGCTATATTATTATGGAAAATGGGGCAGGGCTTCTGATGAGTGTAAATTGCGCTATTTATTATGGAAAAGGAGGCGGGGTTTTTGATGAGTGTAAAGTACACCATTTATTATGGAAAATGGGGCAGGGTTTCGGATGAGACAAAAATAAGCCCCTCCCTTTTCCatcataataaataacattttgtcagaatttttttgtcaaaatttTGGACTGAAGCAACAGATTGATTATGATGTTTCAAATCAGTCactttataaattataaatcagcactAATAGTTAGACGTTGCAATGTCTACAATCAAATCCTTCTTCACTGAGTGCGTTTTTATGGTTCGTTTCCTTTTTTGTTACCCAGAAGCCCCGGTTTTGGACATCGCAAACGAAACCCTGTTGTGTTTGTAGTATTCaagaaaacatagaaaacaaacaaaccagcaTGGGATCCAATCGAATTCAGTGCCTTAGACATTTTTACAATCGTGAAACTAAAAGCACTTCATGACcgatcaagaaaaaaaaaactggtccCACACTGATCTTCAGAACTGATGAATCGTAACGATTAATAACTTCAAATGAATAACTTGAACTGATCTCCCTTTTGTTCAGTGCATGAGTGTCGTATCGTTCAGTCCAGCGCCTGGTTTTATCAGTAGAATGTGTCAAAAAATTGGTGCTTTAAGAAAATTGTGTGCTCTGTAATGGAATGTATTTTTCCTCATGGTTCCTGATGgatttttggatattttttttcatctaaacacgtgaatgaaaaataattttgaatggAAACTGGacgagattttattttaatatttaataaggaTTTTGGGTTCACGCCACAAGCAGAACTGGAGCTACGTGGTCACTTCTGTGAGAATGAATGACTCAAGCATCATTAGGGTCAAAGGTCGCTAATCAGTCATCATGGTCTGACCTTCCTGTCTGTGCCTCGGCAGGTGACgtgaaaaatgtttgtggaatttattttttttttttggacatatCGAGGTAAAATGCCAACTGTGCTGTGAATAAATGAAActtgtaaaaaatgtattaaaatggcctgtttttattttgatcgCTGCATTGATAACAGggtttatgtataaaaaaaactctaaaatattcataaatgtaattttttattctaatttccttttataaatataaagatccaaatgaatatttaaatcacatgctaaaaaaacaataatataaaatataaaaatattttttttaatcaatgaaaatttagaaagaaaatgaacagattccaaatcaaatcaatatctGATCATCCTTTACCGTCCAAACATCATCGATTCTTCTACACTTGCACACGGTTTTTGAAGGAAGTCTGCAGGTAGGTTTGTTCCTTCTTCTTGGAGAATTGACCATAGATATTCTGTAGATGTAAGCTCCTCAAATCCTTCCGTTTCTTCACGTAATTCCAGACAGACTctgatgttgagatcagaactaTGTGGAGGCCAAAACTATTACCTCCATGACCTTGTTCTCTAAGCTAAAGACAGTTCTTAATgatattggctgtatgtttgggggtCAATCAGATGCCTTCCTGATGGACAAGTATCTGCTTGATACCATTAATCCTGAGCAAATCTCCAACTGAACTTGCAgaaaacctccaccatgcttcacttgcCACAATGCTCTCCAGACATCTCCAGACAGAAAATTGAGGTACCTGGTTCAACTGGGTTCCTCCAGTTCTTtaatgatggcactgctggacatctgATGTCGAACAGAAGTAAacatgatgtgtctttcatctgctgcatTAAGTTTCCTCTACGTTCCTCATCATCACCCATTTCTTTGTGACCCCAGTCTGCTTTGAGATCTTTGACTCTTTGTTgttgtgctcagtcttgccatggtgtaggACCCGTGACATAAACCTATCTTCCAAAAACCTCACCGTGGAGGAGCAGAGTTTGATTGTTCCTCACTCAGATTgaagctgtttctgtttcacttaATGACTGGGTTTCAACCTACAGATGAAATTGATAATCATTAGCACCTGAGTGGTAGAACTGAGGAATCATTCTCCTGAGTCAGAATCCATGACTTTGTGCAAGTGCACAGAGGGTGTCAAAGGAAGGATTGAAGGCCAAACAGTGTGATGCCAAATATTGATTTCATTTGgatttctcctctgttcttATTTTCAATTTGTAAATGGACAAAaatcaacaataaaatatagatttttgaaAGCGCTCTTAATTTAACAGCATTTCTACACACCTGTTTAAAACCTTAAACagtactgcatatatatatatatatatatatatatatatatatatatatatatatatatatatatatatatatatatataggtagtTTTGCATATCATTCAGGATTAGGGACGTATGTTATAGGTGAACTAGGCAGTGGCCTAGGGCACAACCAGCCGGGGGCGCCAGTGAGCACCCCTGCTCCGCCTCTGTCCCCGCCCCTGCCcccagtattattattattattattattattattattattattattatttaatagtaatagtagcatttattttttcattatattatcATGATTACTTGCGATTATCTGAGTAATTTGAAAGTTGTCGATGCTTAAAATATGCAAAGCTCTATTTATATATAGGTCCTtgtatttgtttactttttttccgGAAAGGAACGTGCATAGATATTTTATTGAAAACTAGGAACTAGGAACTGTGCATTACTGTATATCACTTAATAGCTGATAACGTAATATATTGTTGTgttaaaataattgtgtttttctgcattttaattgtttacctgtttttctgctaaAGTTTAATATTCAGTAAGTGTTTACATACTTCAATTTAGGCAAATTCGCAATGTTTCTTAAATGGGTAATATTTTTTCATGGACGGTTGTGAATGATTTGTATAGTGTGGGGGTGGGGCATTGTGGTGGAAGGGCGGAGCCGTTGGGTGGAGTGACGAGAGGAATCACATGTAAGGTGATACCTCCTGGAAACGGCCCTGGACATAAGTATTGTGGATCCCGCTGCATCTTACCATTCCATGTCACGTGTTTTTTTGCACGTGTCCACATTTTCGTTTTGAAATCAAAGTTGCTCATCCTCACTGAAACGTCTGCAAACATCTGAAATGTCCCTGTACTGTGCAGAAGTAAAGATAAGAGGCCTTTTCGTTTAAATGAGAATGCCGATCTGAGACACGTGGACAGAAGAGGGATAAATGAaaacgtattagtgtggacatggtcTAAGTGTGTGGTTAATAACCCTTGAGCTCAATAAGTGGGGTGAAGGAACGTGTGAGGGTGTGTATGGGCTCAATCAGTATGAGGGTGAAGGAACGTGTGAGGGTGTGTATGGGCTCAATCAGTATGAGGGTGAAGGAACGTGTGAGGGTGTGTATGGGCTCAATCAGTATGAGGGTGAAAGAACGTGTGAGGGTGTGTATGGGCTCAATCAGTATGAGGGTGAAGGAACatggtgtgtatgggtgtgtatggAAGCTCAGAGTCACAGATGTTTGTCGGCTGTAGCAGCTGAAGGTAGCTGAAGGGTCAATCTGAGCTGTGAGCTGAAATTTCCTTTCCTTCTGCATTTTTTATGATCAAAAATACACCAATAATAAAAAGTTGCATGGTTATTTATGGAGTTTATGATCTTGGTGTCACAAAGAGAATTTTCTTTccctaatattaaaattaaacaaataccaatcaaataaaagtaataaacgAGGGAACGATTCTTTCATCTTTCAGTGTTCATATTCATTGATCTCGCTTTACCACTAGAGGGAAACGTGTGCTTCTGGATTCACGACCATCTTCTGACTTTCCCGACGTTACCCTCTGGAAAGCAGATTTTTTCCGGCGTCTCAGGAGACACTTCGAGGCCCGACCTTCAGCAGGATCTCCAGAGCGTAGCTCATTTCCCTGCACGGTTTACATTTCCATATGGATCTAATCCACAGGAAGATAAATGGCTTCTTTCCCTGCCTGCTCTTTCACCACACATTTCCCTTTATTCAAAACCTTCACTTCAAAGATTCTTTTGCATCGGAACCCAAAGCTTATCGAGATTCAACCTGggaatgttcttttatttttatttttattaatataaagattTATGTGGAagttgtttggaaaaaaaaagagggaaaaaaaacgtgGGTTCTCCATCGCTATAGAAACGAGGCTTACGTTGCAGTGATAGAAGAGATAATGTCACGTTCCCGGCTAAAAATATCACACAACTGTGGGAGAAGTAATGAAAAAACACATGTAGATCTTTTGAAATATACATCGTAATATACACAGTGCcgccaaaggtattgggacacgcGCCGTTTCCATCCGCcgctgttttttccccccaaactcTCGGTGGCACATGATTGTATCGCACGTCTTTGGCAGCAAAATTTTCCTTTACTTCAATCAGGAGAcccaaatgtgttccagcatgacaatgcgcctgtgcagctccatgaagatacattggggatggaagatctcctgctagagaGCTCAAACCAATTGAAGAGCTTTTTGGATGAATATGAACCTGAAACTTTACTAAGAccgttgtggctgaatgaaccgccacaaaatctagaggaacatctagtacttaaagtactttattatctacgtttacacactatgaCCTTCAAAATTGTCCGACAGCAATACATCGCCCCCAGCGTTCTTCTgaaacgtgtcctggaagtcaaAGCGTGTCGAGTTTCTTCTGCTATTGGTGTCAAAACCGCAAACTGGATCTTTACCTTCGggaactcacgtgtgaggagcgctcggtgacagggtgcacacgtggtcagaatagcagacgtggtaacgcacgtgttGCACGGCTCCTGATGTGCGCAGGACCATATactttggcacactgacttatgaagttcggtgctccctgtgactgtgcatccaatctgttggcatgttactaAACTGGTCTTGGAACCTTTTGAATTCACCTCTTATTATAAGCGCAAACGGAGACTGGATTTGGAGTGCGACGTTCAAAAAGTAGTGTATTTTTGCTAATGCTAATTTATGCTAAATAATGcgcatatttattataatgacgTGATTGAATAGGATAAATAGGATTTTCAGATTTCTGGTGCGCCTTTATTATATCAAGAAACAGCTGGAAAACGGTTACAAAGGCGTGAACATGCAGCTAACAATAATTACACGCTAACTCATCTAGCATTcagtaataaataacaaacactgaTAAGGCTGTAATTCATGGCCagtaccgtgtgtgtgtgtgtgtgtgtgtgtgtgtgtgtgtgtgagtattagaCATGATCTTGATCCAGAGATCTCTGCGGCTCGGCCAAAAGCTGTTCCATGGCACCGCTAATAGCTGCACGGACCAACGACAAAGCCGTCTGAGCAAGCAGGATCTCGGAAATCCGACGTTCCGGGGAGATTTTCAAGGCGAAACAGGATCCGTTCAGCAGGACGAGAGGAGACAAGGTGCCATGCTGCGGTGGTGTGTCTTCAAAAAGCTCGTCGTTCTCCTCGTCCAACGAGTGAACGTCATGAGTGATCGTGATGATGGGTTTGTGTTTAAAAGCGCTGGGGTTTTCGAAAGGGACAGCAACTACAATGTTGCCCCCAATGCGATCTTCTGGAGACATATGAGGAACTTCTAGGGACAACTGGGGAACTTCTGGATACGTCTGGCTAACTTCTGGAGACATTTGCGGAACTTCATGAGACGTTTGTGAGTTTATTATAGACGTCTGCGGATCCTCTGGAGACATCTGGGGATCTTCAGGAGAAATTTGGGGATCTCCTGGAGAGACCTGGTGATCTTCTGGATACATCTGCAGATCCTTTGGAGACATCTGAGGATCTTTTTGAGACATCTGTGGGTTTTCTGAAGAAATCTCGGGATCTTCCTGGGACGTCTGTGAATCTTTTTGAGAcaaccatgttttttttggagaaagCTGCAGATCCTTTAGAGACATCTGAGGATCTTCAGGAGAAATCCGGGGATCTTCTGGAGACATCTGGTGATCTTCTGGATACATCTGCAGATCCTTTGGAGACATCTGAGGATCTTCAGGAGAAATTTGGGGATCTCCTGGAGAGACCTGGTGATCTTCTGGATACATCCAGGTATCTTTTGGAGACATCCGTAGGTTTTCTGGAGACATCTGTAGATCCTTTAGAGACATATGGGAATTTTTAGGAGAAATGCAGGGGCATTCTGGAGATAACTGGGGATCTTCTGGAGACATCTGGGGATCttttaaagacatttgtggGTTTTCCAAAGACATCTGCAGATCCTTTCGAGACATTTGGAGAACTTCTGGAGACATCCGTGGATCCTTTGGAGGCATTTGTGGGTTTTCTATAACCTGCAGATTCTTTGGACACATCAGGGGATCATCAGGAGAAATCCGCAGATCTTCTGGAGAGATCCGGGAATCTTTCAGATCTGAATTATAATCATCATCCTGTGTTAGTGGAGCCTTGCTAACTTTGAGCTCCACTTTATCTACAAGACATGGGAAGTCAGATTTGGATGGATGATTGTGATCTTCTTGAATGAAGACAGCATTCGAGTCGATGTTCATCTCCAAGAAAATTGTTTCGATAGCCTTGCTCTTGGAATCTTGTGCTCCTGAACAGATCTCGTCATGGATTCTGGTCTCATCCTCATCAATCCTACTTGATCCATTCTGCTGTTCATGGTCATCTGGTGGATCAGCACAAGATATTTCAGTGAAAGTCTCGTGACATCGTCCTGCTCCATGTTCTTCACGTTTACGCTTGCTTTCTGAGGTAGGTTTTTTGAAGATGCGCCATATTCGCACTTTGAAATTTCTTGTGCTAACCTGCTTTCCGTGTTCTTCTGAATGCTCTGAATGGGTCAGAAGTTCCTTGTCCTGGATGCTGTTATAAGCTTTGTGGTCCACCTTGGCTTTCGTTCCCAATTCCTTTCTCTTCCTAACACAGGAGAAAATCCTTCTTATGGTTGCTCCGGCTTTGCTTCTTCTCCGTCTTTTCTTCACGTTCTCCTCCAAATTGGAAGTTGCTTCCAAACCTTCACCCTGAAGATCCATGCAAGTTCCTC contains:
- the zbtb25 gene encoding zinc finger and BTB domain-containing protein 25 encodes the protein MDVSGHSLFLLQQLNVQREFGFLCDCTVAIGNVYFKAHRAVLAAFSNYFKMIFIHQSSECIKIQPTDIQPDVFSYLLHIMYTGNGPKQPVDQGRLQDGIKFLHAYQLCSKATNGGNDASPDAIRISNLYGIQISSQLGTKESPGMKASGVRDPEDRRCGSRGRPLPALTGIEGHTSEHQSLSLRGVTSGDECDILARIKQEEEEPDEGEEPRAPASLPSAQGSPCQAGGFKDGPLALLCPQCGERCLSPEGLQEHLFTHAACALMEGPSEDIVKGPTEERQCHVLADELASEIRRGMTGTGSPPAGFTRKRKMACAVCNLRFSQKSQLQEHMFAHLGKPLRQHRYARFVGPLIHPSEGTSELDEVAQDNGSSCYSLDSEVSHESIDTVAVE
- the si:dkey-1h6.8 gene encoding golgin subfamily A member 6-like protein 22, with translation MANEESDGGAFREKTGLKRKLTGPPRLLLGKSNRSPGQDEKKSRKHKQHDECKETPSDMTKQSPEMHELTNPESSETIEHEGGTCMDLQGEGLEATSNLEENVKKRRRRSKAGATIRRIFSCVRKRKELGTKAKVDHKAYNSIQDKELLTHSEHSEEHGKQVSTRNFKVRIWRIFKKPTSESKRKREEHGAGRCHETFTEISCADPPDDHEQQNGSSRIDEDETRIHDEICSGAQDSKSKAIETIFLEMNIDSNAVFIQEDHNHPSKSDFPCLVDKVELKVSKAPLTQDDDYNSDLKDSRISPEDLRISPDDPLMCPKNLQVIENPQMPPKDPRMSPEVLQMSRKDLQMSLENPQMSLKDPQMSPEDPQLSPECPCISPKNSHMSLKDLQMSPENLRMSPKDTWMYPEDHQVSPGDPQISPEDPQMSPKDLQMYPEDHQMSPEDPRISPEDPQMSLKDLQLSPKKTWLSQKDSQTSQEDPEISSENPQMSQKDPQMSPKDLQMYPEDHQVSPGDPQISPEDPQMSPEDPQTSIINSQTSHEVPQMSPEVSQTYPEVPQLSLEVPHMSPEDRIGGNIVVAVPFENPSAFKHKPIITITHDVHSLDEENDELFEDTPPQHGTLSPLVLLNGSCFALKISPERRISEILLAQTALSLVRAAISGAMEQLLAEPQRSLDQDHV